The following coding sequences are from one Schizosaccharomyces osmophilus chromosome 1, complete sequence window:
- the trs8501 gene encoding TRAPP III complex subunit Trs85a, protein MDITTNFLSRSLSEITSTVSDASGDFSSSSTNYEFEQKLRQLIEHAFCPVVFTLCSEDTESFIKGKGFANFASFIRPFGDCVEHGNCSKHSASAKHINFQNERNLEDTGSVRFLPMSAVRTPQQFHRDRAWNKENELESEQELSYEFAPGGDMECVRELLERYIQKWSAEADDQVAPDSFLDPMLQYLKLLMSGNPVAQHETFSHPVGCLIVLSSHNPNPLATIMRLYKEVNSADFPRFISREVLHYYLFIHDEDEHDLETSLQVFGNIQRSIGANSKFIRLRSRYIDLAYIQNAHSPSNLDNYKDELGGEDDYFNPSSLLSSTSLVNGFSNPTLFSLDSELAKVPEPIWKSPLEVLKEGGENKKGVLKPVMPLEEMQEMKSLVTTILFEGIRPFMQRCVNSWEENTAAHYGGFTGKLLFASKKYIGKNHSSSAQRNYDSDSFMYSSDKPEAVKRRMADFLFMLHDYKRAYEIYDELRKTFSQERAWNYLASCLEAQITCLLMQNRVITPKLRTSVLDKIFNDMVLVYAARLHSLYHTSRSIAIGSLLLATRPGNCIDDAVQWFQRLTNLNVIPLSKFEHAFFMTCLAGLFTVRANLPSSEKAINGRERKAAFWFLHSIKDWLECDHPTMALVCWKFADCIYEYSSWSVLSTHIKAIGEELVSSTNNGN, encoded by the coding sequence ATGGATATTACTacaaattttctttctcgCAGCTTATCTGAAATCACTTCCACCGTGTCTGACGCGTCAGGAGACTTTTCTTCGTCGAGTACAAATTATGAGtttgaacaaaaattaCGCCAACTAATTGAGCATGCTTTTTGTCCTGTCGTCTTTACGTTGTGCTCCGAAGATACAGAAAgttttataaaaggaaaaggcTTTGCAAactttgcttcttttatCAGGCCTTTTGGCGACTGTGTCGAACACGGGAATTGCTCCAAGCATTCTGCTTCGGCAAAACATATAAACTTTCAAAATGAGAGAAATTTAGAAGATACAGGCTCTGTCCGTTTCTTACCAATGTCGGCCGTGCGAACCCCTCAACAATTTCATCGTGACCGAGCATggaataaagaaaatgaactcGAGTCAGAACAAGAGTTATCTTATGAGTTTGCTCCGGGAGGAGATATGGAATGTGTTCGTGAATTATTGGAAAGATATATTCAGAAATGGTCCGCGGAAGCTGATGATCAAGTGGCGCCGGATTCATTCTTAGATCCTATGCTACAGTATTTAAAGCTTTTGATGTCTGGTAATCCGGTTGCACAGCATGAGACATTTTCCCATCCCGTTGGGTGTTTAATTGTGTTAAGTTCTCATAACCCTAATCCTCTAGCTACTATTATGCGCTTATATAAAGAAGTAAATAGTGCAGATTTCCCTAGATTTATATCTAGAGAGGTATTGCATTACTATCTTTTTATCCACGATGAAGATGAACATGATTTAGAAACTTCTCTTCAAGTGTTTGGAAACATACAACGCAGTATAGGCGCGAATTCCAAATTCATTCGATTACGGTCACGATATATTGATTTAGCTTATATACAGAACGCGCATTCTCCATCGAATTTGGACAATTATAAGGACGAGTTAGGAGGTGAAGATGACTATTTCAATCCCTCAAGCTTGCTTTCTTCGACTTCATTAGTCAACGGTTTTTCAAATCCGACACTGTTCTCACTTGACTCTGAATTAGCAAAAGTGCCAGAGCCTATATGGAAATCTCCTTTAGAAGTTTTAAAGGAAGGAggtgaaaataaaaaagggGTTTTAAAGCCTGTGATGCCTTTGGAAGAAATgcaagaaatgaaaagtttaGTAACCACGATACTCTTTGAAGGTATACGTCCTTTTATGCAGAGATGTGTAAATTCTTGGGAAGAAAATACGGCTGCGCATTATGGCGGGTTTACAGGGAAGTTActttttgcttcaaaaaaatatataggGAAGAACCATTCTTCCTCTGCCCAAAGAAATTACGATTCCGACTCTTTTATGTACTCTTCGGATAAGCCAGAAGCCGTGAAGCGAAGAATGgctgattttttatttatgctACATGATTATAAACGAGCATACGAAATTTATGACGAGCTTAGGAAAACGTTTTCTCAAGAAAGAGCTTGGAATTATTTAGCTTCTTGTTTGGAAGCTCAGATAACCTGTCTTTTGATGCAAAACCGTGTCATTACGCCAAAATTAAGGACGTCAGTCCTagataaaatttttaatgacATGGTGCTCGTATATGCTGCAAGGCTTCATTCATTATACCATACTTCCCGAAGTATTGCTATTGGAAGTCTCTTGCTAGCTACCCGACCGGGAAATTGTATTGACGATGCTGTACAATGGTTTCAACGACTAACAAATTTGAATGTAATTCCCTTATCAAAATTTGAGCatgctttttttatgaCATGCTTAGCTGGGTTATTTACCGTCCGAGCAAATTTGCcttcttcagaaaaagCTATTAATGGTCGTGAACGCAAAGCAgcattttggtttttgcaTTCAATTAAAGATTGGTTAGAGTGCGATCATCCAACAATGGCTCTTGTATGCTGGAAATTTGCAGACTGCATATATGAATATTCTTCTTGGTCTGTTCTTTCTACTCATATTAAAGCAATTGGTGAAGAGTTGGTCTCATCAACCAACAATGGGAACTAG